DNA from Zea mays cultivar B73 unplaced genomic scaffold, Zm-B73-REFERENCE-NAM-5.0 scaffold_45, whole genome shotgun sequence:
TATAAGACAAGTAAGCTTCGCCAGACCATACAAATGCACGGCGAGCCCATGCAAAGGGTTTGGTTAAGATATGCCAAATTCCGCCAAGTACACAAATGGAACCCAACCATACATGTCCCCCAATTATATCTTCTAAATCATCCACACTAACAATCCATCCTTCTCCCCCAAAAGGGGATTTTAGTAAATAACCAAATATAACACCGGGGCTAAGGGTCAAATTGGTAATTTTTCTTACATCCCCCCCCCCGGGGGCCCAGGTATCATATACGCCGCCAAAATAAAGAGCCTTGAGTACTAGAAGAAAAGCACCTAGACCTAACAAAATTAAGTGAATACCCAAAATTGTAGTCATTTTATTTCTATCTTTCCATACATAACCAAAGAATGGAAAAGATTCTTCAAGAGTCTCGGGTCCCAGAAGCGCGTGATAAATGCCACCGAAGCCTAAGACTGCGGAGGAAATTAAGTGAAGTACTCCGGATACAAAGTAAGGAAAAGTATCTAGAACTTCTCCCCCCGGCCCTACTCCCCAACCTAGAGTAGCTAAGTGCGGAAGTAAAATCAACCCTTGTTCATACATGGGCTTTTCTGGTACGAAATGGGCCACTTCAAATAGGTTCATTGCTCCGGCCCAGAATACGATTAATCCGGCATGGGCTACATGAGCTCCAAGTAGTTTACCGGACAAATTGATAAGTCTGGCATTCCCAGCCCACCAAGCAAAGCCGGTGGTTTCTTGGTCACGACCAGCTAAAACGAAAGTTCCATTAAAGAGCGTTTCCACGTGGTAGAACCTCCTCAGGGaatataagattttcatgaggctGATCCTGAGCTGCCATCCACGCACGAATACCCTCGTTTAAAAGAATATTTTTGGTGTAGAAAGTCTCAAATTCAGGATCTTCCGCTGCACGGATTTCCTGGGAAACGAAGTCATAGGCACGTAGGTTCAGAGCCAGACCAACTACGCCAATAGCACTCATCCATAAACCGGTGACGGGTACAAATAGCATAAAGAAATGTAACCAACGTTTATTGGAAAAAGCAACACCAAAGATTTGGGACCAAAAGCGGTTAGCAGTGACCATTGAATAAGTTTCTTCAGCTTGAGTTGGGTTAAAAGCACGGAAGGTATTTGCACCATCGCCATCTTCGAATAGAGTGTTTTCTACGGTAGCCCCGTGGATAGCGCATAGCAGAGCTGCGCCTAATACTCCGGCAACTCCCATCATATGAAATGGGTTCAACGTCCAATTATGAAATCCTTGGAAGAAAAGGATGAACCGAAATATAGCTGCTACGCCAAAACTCGGCGCAAAGAACCAACCAGATTGTCCCAGTGGATAAATAAGGAATACGGAAACAAAAACAGCGATTGGACCAGAGAATGAAATTGCATTATAAGGCCGCAATTGAACAGACCGAGCAAGTTCAAATTGACGTAGCATGAAACCTATTAGTGCAAAAGCTCCATGGAGAGCGACAAAAGTCCAAAGACCACCTAATTGACACCAACGAGTAAAATCTCCCTGTGCTTCCGGTCCCCATAGTAGCAACAAAGAGTGTGCTAAACTATTGGCAGGTGTGGAAACCGCCGCGGTTAAGAAATTGCAACCTTCCAAATAGGAACTAGCCAATCCATGGGTATACCAAGAAGTTACAAAAGTAGTCCCTGTAAACCAACCCCCTAAAGCGAAATAAGCACAAGGAAAGAGCAATAAGCCGGACCATCCTACAAAAACGAAACGGTCCCTTCGTAACCAGTCGTCCATAATATCAAATAGATCGTTTTCTTCTTTAGTAACTCTACCAACGGCTATAGTCATAGTGATCCTCCTATTCAATTACTTCAACCATTTTCGAGCACCTCATATTACTTCCAGGGCATACGATAGTTTGATTATCTGTGGACGATTTCTTTCTCGTTCAATGCCCTTTTTCAGTCGTCTCGAAGATAGAAATTTTGCATTTTTATCTATGGGGTCACAACCCAGGTCGTGCTAAATCCACAAATTTCATTTAATTCATTTTTCTTATACTATAgaaaagaaataaagaaataaaCATTTGAATTCAGCATTATTCCATGATTTCTATTTCAAAGCCCATTTTTTAAGGGAAAACCCCTCTTTTCTCATTCGCTCTCTATTGCATGGGTGGAAGAACAAAAATGGAATTctgaaaaaaaaaagaaagataTTGAAAAGAAAAATTGACTTTTGAAACCCTTTATTTATTATGTGTAACGGAAAAGAGTTGCGATTTCTTCTTATTCCTATAGAACGTCTAGTAACAAGAATATGAAATCGTAAATAGCGAAAAATTCTTGCCTTGCGCGATCTAAGTCTAAGGAAATACAAAAATGCGCTTATACACCAATTTCATCCACATCGAATTTATATATCAGAATAGCAGATAGAGGCATTATTCAAGGGGTCAGGTCTACTTACTTTATCTTTCTTTCCCATTTTATTGTGGGTTTGATAAGAACCTTTTTTGCTTTGTGGATAAATAAAAAAAAAGAGTTTTTTTTTTTAAcccgcttgttttattctaacaaATTCTATATGGAACTGCCCGCTGAAGAGAAAAAAGATCTGATTGTCTTTCAGCCTATATCGAATTTTGGAAAGAAAAAACCagaattttcttctttttttattAACATTAAGAAAAAAGAATATAATTAAAATGGAATTGGCAATATAATTTTTATGCACTTTTGAAATGAAAGAAAAAGGAAGGATTTTTGACAATCGTTATTTCTTGCCTCTGCCATATCATGAAAACCTTTCGATTTGGAACGGGGAGAGATGGCTGAGTGGACTAAAGCGGCGGATTGCTAATCCGTTGTACAATTTTTTGTACCGAGGGTTCGAATCCCTCTCTTTCCGCCCCCTCGGATCATTTGGGACTTTCGAATTGTAAGGAATTCTGACCCCCGGATTTTCTCATAAATAAATGTACGAAATAAATCCAATTTAAATTTATAAGAAAAATTCCAAAAATTTTTGATTTTTACTCCTCACGCCCAGGATTACGTCCTGGGTCATTAGATAAGAATCCAAAGATAAAGAGGGAAACAAAGAATATCACTACTGTATAAACAAAAAGTTTGAGAGTAAGCATTACATAATCTCCAAAATTTTTTTTGTTAAGGAATAGATTACCCATTTTTCCTTACCACACGGATCCACTAGGATGGGTTTTCTTTATTTTGACACCTAAAAATGCAAAAATCAATTCTTAAAAAAATTGCAAGAATTGCTTTATAATAAGCACTCTTATCAATATCAAAAATTAGTTTAGGTATTGTGTGGGTACCTAAAGGTACCTGTTCAACGTAGGCGCAGGGGGTAGAAAGGCTGATCAAAATTTATTGCTGCAGCTATACATTCAAtgtagaagaattttcattttagAATCGAAGGTTCATAATATAAGACTTCTCGGCTCTTATCCATTTTTTTTTTTGGAATGAATACATCATTCAATTTGGCAGGCAGAATAGTAAAGATTTCATCGAAAACTTACAGCAGCTTGCCAAACAAACGCTAATAGAAAAAAGAGTACAGGTATGACAGGCATAACATCCACGATTGGGTTGAAAATGGCATAAGCTTCGGGTAATTTGGCGAAGAAAAAGCTAGTCGGACAAAGAACAGAATTAAAACAGATACAGGTTAAACTAAGTATATTAGGCATAACAAGCATTTCATTCTTGTAGAGTAGATAATTGGATTTTGATTGAGTTATTTTTATAAGGGAAAAAGCAAAAGAAAAGGTAGATTCCAAATCCTTTTTTCTTCGGACTTTCCCAAACACAAAATACCTCCTTGTATTCGCATTCTCAAATGAGAATGGAAGAAATTCGACTTTCATATAATATCTTAATAGAATTCCATGTAATGATCAATGCATTTTTTGGATTCTATATTATCTGCATGTCTAGAATCCTAGCAAGAAAATATCCCTCATTTTTTAGGTAATTGAAGTGGGATTGACGAATAATATATAAAAATAATAGTGTTTATTAGTGTTTCATAAAACGAAATGACATGGGGCGTGGCCAAGTGGTAAGGCAGCGGGTTTTGGTCCCGTTACTCGGAGGTTCGAATCCTTTCGTCCCAGATTTTTTCTGATGAAGCGAAAGATAGAATCGTATTGTGCCCTGCACGACACAAAAGTTTATTAAAGAGAATAATTATCTCTTATGAACTCGTAGATTAGATGCATTTCTAAGCATTTTTTTCTTTCTCAGAAAACAAAAAATAAAGTGTCAAGTCCAGTCAAATTTAATATCTTTATTTTCATGAAAAATTTTTGTCTATCAGGCACATTCAGGATATGCCCCTACTACTCATTACTCATATGTGTTTTGAATATGTGTTTTGAAATTGGAACTTTTTGGATAAACTTTATACCCCGTATCTATGAAGTGGGAATTCTTACAGGATCCATTTGACACCCAATATGAAAGAAAAGAAGTACCCCCTATTTATTTTCCCAAAACTAAAGAACTAAAGTaagtaaaaaaaaaaaaaattaaTGAGGTAAAACACTGTATAGAAAATGAGACCTATCCCTTTATGATAGAGATAGATTTTTGTTGTATTATTTGTTTTCTTGTATTATTAGTAAAAAAGAAGCGTCCTTCTTTTCTTTGGTTAAGCGAAAACGATCTCGATCTGTGATTCTTTAAATATCCAGAATGATCCATTTCGGTAAGGTTAAGGTAAGAACTGTTCGTTGGATAGAATGGATTCGAAAAAATCGTACTTTTCTTATTTTTTATTTTGAGTTCTTTCTTTTGTTATTCGAGTCGAAGAAGTATGAGAATTTTAGAACTACTCAAAAACGACCAATCTTTTCATTGGCATAGCTTATTTGTTTATATAGTTAATTGTTTTTGTTACAGAAAAATAGATTAATTCATTAAATTAATTCCACTTTTTTTGAGGTTGATAGTTTATTTGTTGGGAAAGAGTGGATCCTTCTCATTTCAGGATTAATCATCTTGAGTTCTCTGTTGAAAATGGAaattcaataataataataaataagtcTTAAGTAAACTATTTTATTCCTCTTTTTCGAACTATGTTTCATTCATATGATAGAATATGGGTTTAAATAAATTGTATCTTTGCAGAGTGTTCCCCGATAAATACTTATTTCTTTTATCCAATTTTCTCCATAGATAGCAGGTTTGAATTAGTATACAAAAGCAATGACTATTCATGATTCCATCCATATTGGATCAATTCTCGAtaccattttgcaatgaaattagAGGAATGTTATGGTAAAACTTCGTTTAAAACGATGTGGTAGAAAGCAACGTGCGACTTGAAGGACATGATCGATTGTGGATTTGCCTATCCATCATTTTCCATAGTAATGAAAATGCTCTTGGCTCGACATAGTCTGTTCTATTCGTCCCGAACCGAATTTTCGCTGGGTTGTTTGTAAGTAAAGTAAATAGTACACGATGGAGCTCGAGAGGACAGAATTTCTTTTTGATCAAGGGAAAGAATCTAGGGTTAGTGAAAACTAATAAATTAGGCCAACTTTGTCAGTCTATCCTTAATATAGAAATCAAAAGGTTAAAATAAGAAAAAGTCTAATTTTGGAAGATTGGAAAAACTTTTTTGATGAAAAGTCTATCTGAATCAATTGTTCATATTTGATTTCTATAGAAGAGTGAAATGCTTTATCGAAGGAAATAAGAAAAAAGAAAGGGTATGTTGCTACTCTTTTGAAAGAAAAAAGAATAGGAGTTCCCGAAGTAATGTCTAAACCCAAGGATTTCACAAATCAAAGATAAAGGATTCCGGAACAAGTAAACACGATTTTCAACCGTCTCAACAATAGAATTAGATCTGAATA
Protein-coding regions in this window:
- the LOC118475437 gene encoding photosystem II D2 protein — its product is MTIAVGRVTKEENDLFDIMDDWLRRDRFVFVGWSGLLLFPCAYFALGGWFTGTTFVTSWYTHGLASSYLEGCNFLTAAVSTPANSLAHSLLLLWGPEAQGDFTRWCQLGGLWTFVALHGAFALIGFMLRQFELARSVQLRPYNAISFSGPIAVFVSVFLIYPLGQSGWFFAPSFGVAAIFRFILFFQGFHNWTLNPFHMMGVAGVLGAALLCAIHGATVENTLFEDGDGANTFRAFNPTQAEETYSMVTANRFWSQIFGVAFSNKRWLHFFMLFVPVTGLWMSAIGVVGLALNLRAYDFVSQEIRAAEDPEFETFYTKNILLNEGIRAWMAAQDQPHENLIFPEEVLPRGNAL